In one window of Campylobacter coli DNA:
- a CDS encoding pyridoxal phosphate-dependent aminotransferase: MLTQRSQVLEESITLAITALANDLKAKGEDVISFSAGEPDFDTPQTIKNAAIAAIEKGCGKYTAVAGIPEVLKAIQNKLKKDNELSYETSEIITNVGAKHSLFECIECLVEEGDEVIIPSPYWVSYPEMVKFAGGKPVFIEGLEENGFKINAEQLKKAITPKTKILMLNSPSNPVGSIYSKEELLSIAKVLEGTKIIVLSDEMYEKLRYDGFEFVAFASVSEDALNRTVTINGLSKCGAMPGWRFGYMASKNKALISAVKRLQGQSTSNICSITQHAAIPALNGECDEDIEKMRQAFEKRRDLALNMLHQIPNISVYKPEGAFYLFVNTQKIEKDSMKFCQKLLEEEKVAVVPGIGFGMDGYFRLSYATSDELIKKGIERIANFVKNYK; the protein is encoded by the coding sequence ATGTTAACCCAAAGATCACAAGTTTTAGAAGAATCCATCACCCTAGCTATCACTGCATTAGCCAATGATTTAAAAGCCAAGGGTGAAGATGTGATCAGCTTCTCCGCAGGCGAGCCTGATTTTGATACCCCGCAAACTATCAAAAATGCAGCCATTGCTGCCATAGAAAAGGGTTGTGGTAAATACACTGCTGTTGCAGGAATTCCTGAAGTTTTAAAGGCTATTCAAAATAAACTTAAAAAAGATAATGAGTTAAGCTATGAAACAAGTGAAATTATCACAAATGTAGGGGCAAAACATTCTCTTTTTGAATGTATAGAATGTCTAGTTGAAGAAGGCGATGAAGTCATCATCCCTAGTCCTTATTGGGTGAGTTATCCTGAAATGGTCAAATTTGCGGGTGGAAAACCTGTATTTATCGAGGGTTTAGAAGAAAATGGCTTTAAAATCAACGCAGAGCAACTTAAAAAAGCTATCACCCCTAAAACTAAAATTTTAATGCTTAATTCTCCTTCAAATCCCGTAGGTTCCATCTATAGCAAAGAAGAGCTTTTAAGTATTGCTAAGGTTTTAGAAGGCACAAAGATTATCGTATTAAGCGATGAAATGTATGAAAAACTTCGCTATGATGGCTTTGAATTTGTAGCTTTTGCAAGTGTAAGTGAAGATGCCTTAAATCGCACTGTAACTATCAATGGGCTTAGTAAATGCGGTGCTATGCCTGGATGGCGTTTTGGCTATATGGCAAGTAAAAATAAAGCCTTGATTTCAGCTGTTAAAAGACTTCAAGGCCAAAGCACTTCAAATATTTGCTCCATCACTCAACATGCTGCTATACCCGCTTTAAATGGAGAATGTGATGAGGATATAGAAAAAATGCGTCAAGCTTTTGAAAAGCGTCGCGACTTAGCTCTAAATATGCTTCATCAAATTCCAAATATTAGTGTTTATAAACCCGAAGGAGCTTTTTATCTTTTTGTAAATACTCAAAAAATTGAAAAAGATTCTATGAAATTTTGCCAAAAATTACTAGAAGAAGAAAAAGTTGCCGTGGTTCCAGGTATTGGTTTTGGGATGGATGGATACTTTAGACTTTCTTATGCTACAAGTGATGAACTGATCAAAAAAGGTATAGAAAGAATAGCAAATTTTGTTAAAAATTATAAATAA
- a CDS encoding MBL fold metallo-hydrolase: MDFFKTFDLSSKEHPKAKKVQGKKYEIFLNENRQTHNAFKASFREVLRYYYLYPKNAKATFKLPFFKPNLNHFHTPHITWLGHSSLFVSYKNYKILIDPIFNTHASPFSFINKAFKNAPVYNANDFDEIFAVIITHSHFDHLDEKSVKALKNKAKFFITPLKVGNYLKSYGVSEKKIIELDWWSGVEFDDLRIIATPAQHSSSRGDGLNKTLWASFVMEFLSADKRVFFSGDGGYFTHFKKIGAYFGGFDLVCLESGQFNTAWPFSHSFPDQILKEAKDLNAKALMPIHWGRFLAGTHAWNGVVEFLYENLNLPLITPKMGEAYEVGSEFKQDFWWKEG; this comes from the coding sequence ATGGATTTTTTTAAAACCTTTGATCTTTCAAGTAAAGAACACCCAAAGGCTAAAAAAGTACAGGGTAAAAAATATGAAATTTTTCTTAATGAAAACCGCCAAACGCACAATGCTTTTAAAGCGTCTTTTAGGGAAGTTTTGAGATATTACTACCTTTATCCTAAAAATGCTAAAGCGACTTTTAAACTTCCTTTTTTTAAGCCGAATTTAAATCATTTTCATACCCCTCACATCACTTGGCTTGGGCATTCATCGCTTTTTGTGAGCTATAAAAACTATAAAATTTTAATCGATCCTATCTTTAACACTCATGCTTCGCCTTTTTCTTTTATCAATAAAGCTTTTAAAAATGCACCTGTTTATAATGCAAATGATTTTGATGAAATTTTTGCTGTGATTATCACTCATTCGCATTTTGATCATTTAGATGAAAAAAGCGTGAAAGCTTTAAAAAATAAGGCTAAATTTTTCATCACACCTTTAAAGGTGGGAAATTATCTAAAAAGTTATGGAGTGAGTGAGAAAAAAATCATAGAGCTTGATTGGTGGAGTGGGGTGGAATTTGATGATTTAAGGATTATTGCAACGCCTGCACAGCATAGCTCAAGTAGGGGCGATGGGCTCAATAAAACTCTTTGGGCTTCCTTTGTGATGGAGTTTTTAAGTGCAGATAAAAGGGTGTTTTTTAGTGGCGATGGAGGATATTTTACACATTTTAAAAAAATCGGGGCTTATTTTGGTGGTTTTGATTTGGTTTGCCTTGAAAGCGGTCAATTTAATACCGCTTGGCCTTTTTCACATTCTTTCCCTGATCAAATTTTAAAAGAAGCAAAAGATTTGAACGCAAAAGCTTTAATGCCTATACATTGGGGCAGATTTTTAGCAGGAACTCATGCATGGAATGGGGTGGTGGAATTTCTTTATGAGAATTTAAATTTACCTTTGATTACACCAAAAATGGGCGAAGCTTATGAGGTAGGAAGTGAATTTAAGCAAGATTTTTGGTGGAAAGAAGGATAA
- a CDS encoding cupin domain-containing protein: MKIVQWSKAEFNPKEVKINVLIDDEHSKEIQILLAKDSVMKEHKAPFAIRVQVLSGKIWFEVENERFEFNALDMISLEANVPHSLGGLEDSVIRLSLNKLDKVQRVNAVLKKP; this comes from the coding sequence ATGAAGATCGTTCAATGGAGCAAGGCTGAATTTAATCCAAAAGAAGTTAAAATCAATGTTTTAATCGATGATGAGCACAGCAAGGAAATTCAAATTTTACTTGCTAAAGATAGCGTGATGAAAGAGCATAAAGCACCCTTTGCTATCCGCGTGCAAGTTTTAAGCGGTAAAATTTGGTTTGAGGTAGAAAACGAAAGATTTGAGTTTAATGCTTTAGATATGATAAGCTTAGAAGCAAATGTGCCACATTCTTTGGGTGGATTAGAGGATTCTGTGATAAGGCTTAGTTTAAATAAACTAGATAAAGTTCAAAGAGTAAATGCAGTACTTAAAAAACCTTGA
- a CDS encoding DEAD/DEAH box helicase family protein, giving the protein MTNYQEKDLENFIESYLLENHAYIKRTNENFDKNLCIDTEFFENFLQATQSVALEELKKRCGQNYKKELFDRIFSQIKTKGIVKALQGYVEIKGIKFYLAFAKPNTNANAQSLHNYEQNTLSIIRQLYYSTQNKNSIDMVLFLNGLPLITIELKNHFTGQNVFHAIEQYKKDRNPKETLFNHTIVHFALDHDLCYMSTRLDQSATTFLPFNLGLNNGSGKIGLANGAGNPPSDGIKTAYLWEKIFKKDTLLNLLFNFVQVIKKENKEIIIFPRYHQFDVVEKLLAHAKEKGTGQRYLIQHSAGSGKSNSISWLAHHLVSLHKLEENSFKNIFDSIIVVTDRKVLDSQIRENVKAFSHTKNLVEAITHGSKQLKEALEEGKKIIITTIQKFPYILNEVKSLKSKTFAIIIDEAHSSQSGSNAQKMAEAIRDKSGDESQNLEDEILEIIKSKKLQPNASYFAFTATPKPKTLEMFGMPCEVDEGQKFIPFHLYSMKQAIEEGFILDVLKGYTTYKSYYKIISCTNDNPKYDKKRANAKLKAYVQNNIRTIEQKSQIMCEHFFQNSFKKINGKAKAMIVTSSRENAVKYYLVFREYLRKNYPHFKAIVAFSGEINLESEIYSESGLNGFSESVLKDEFKKDEYRFLIVAEKYQTGFDEPLLHTMYVDKTLSGVSAVQTLSRLNRTCKNKEDTFVLDFANTHEDIAKAFSVFYEQTYLNEPTDDNRIFDLKANLGEYEIYTQEEIDDFTNAILGREKENVIHSKLDIMLARFDEKSDDEKLDFYSKAKTYLKEYSFLAQILPYEDVELEKLYILLKKLASKIILPKSQDLAKGILDNVDFDSYRLQLDKTQDIFLQGNGELKPSFADGSSKSVETELEELSNIIKDFNNKYANIDFNESDKIAKILYDIKDDIAKNERILESLNKSDMQNSRIEFSMLLEDKIQDILDLNLELFKQFNQNNEFKDKITNAMFNMICNDFAQIESSH; this is encoded by the coding sequence ATGACTAACTACCAAGAAAAAGATTTAGAAAATTTCATAGAGTCTTACTTGTTAGAAAACCATGCCTATATCAAAAGAACAAATGAAAACTTTGATAAAAATTTATGTATCGATACAGAATTTTTTGAGAATTTCTTACAAGCTACACAAAGTGTAGCACTTGAAGAGCTTAAAAAGCGTTGTGGACAAAACTATAAAAAAGAACTTTTTGATCGTATTTTCTCACAGATTAAAACCAAAGGCATAGTCAAAGCCTTGCAAGGCTATGTAGAGATCAAAGGCATTAAATTTTATCTAGCCTTTGCCAAGCCAAACACCAACGCAAACGCACAAAGCCTGCACAACTACGAGCAAAATACCCTTTCTATCATACGCCAGCTTTACTATAGCACGCAAAATAAAAACTCCATCGATATGGTGCTCTTTTTAAATGGCTTACCCCTTATCACCATAGAGCTTAAAAACCATTTCACCGGACAAAATGTCTTTCACGCTATAGAGCAATACAAAAAAGACAGAAACCCAAAAGAAACGCTATTTAACCATACCATAGTGCATTTTGCATTAGATCATGATCTTTGCTATATGAGCACAAGATTGGATCAAAGTGCGACTACATTTTTACCTTTTAACCTTGGCTTAAACAATGGTAGTGGCAAGATAGGCCTAGCAAATGGAGCAGGCAATCCACCAAGTGATGGTATAAAAACAGCGTATTTGTGGGAGAAAATCTTTAAAAAAGACACCTTGTTAAATTTGCTTTTTAATTTCGTGCAAGTTATAAAAAAGGAAAACAAAGAAATCATCATCTTTCCTAGATATCATCAATTCGATGTGGTAGAAAAGCTACTTGCTCATGCAAAAGAAAAGGGCACAGGACAACGCTACTTGATCCAACACAGCGCAGGAAGTGGCAAGAGCAACTCTATATCTTGGCTCGCTCATCATCTAGTAAGCTTGCATAAACTAGAAGAAAATAGCTTTAAAAATATCTTTGATTCTATCATCGTAGTAACCGATAGAAAAGTGCTTGATAGTCAAATAAGAGAAAATGTCAAAGCCTTTTCTCACACAAAAAATTTAGTAGAAGCCATCACTCATGGGAGCAAACAGCTAAAAGAGGCCTTAGAAGAGGGTAAGAAAATCATCATCACGACTATCCAAAAATTTCCTTATATTTTAAATGAAGTCAAAAGCTTAAAAAGCAAAACTTTTGCTATCATCATCGATGAAGCCCACTCAAGCCAAAGCGGAAGCAATGCACAAAAAATGGCAGAAGCTATAAGAGATAAAAGCGGTGATGAAAGCCAAAATTTAGAAGATGAAATTCTAGAAATCATAAAAAGCAAAAAGCTCCAGCCTAATGCCTCGTATTTTGCATTTACTGCTACACCTAAGCCTAAAACTTTGGAAATGTTTGGTATGCCTTGTGAGGTTGATGAAGGGCAAAAATTTATCCCTTTTCATCTTTACTCGATGAAGCAAGCCATAGAAGAAGGCTTTATACTCGATGTATTAAAAGGCTATACGACTTATAAAAGCTACTATAAAATCATATCTTGCACAAATGATAATCCAAAATACGATAAAAAAAGAGCCAACGCAAAACTAAAAGCTTATGTGCAAAACAATATCAGAACAATCGAGCAAAAATCACAAATCATGTGCGAGCATTTTTTCCAAAACAGCTTTAAAAAGATAAATGGCAAAGCAAAAGCTATGATCGTAACAAGTTCAAGAGAGAATGCTGTGAAGTATTATCTTGTTTTTAGGGAGTATTTGAGAAAAAATTATCCACATTTTAAGGCTATCGTGGCTTTTTCGGGTGAAATCAATTTAGAGAGCGAAATTTATAGCGAAAGTGGCTTGAATGGTTTTTCGGAGAGTGTTTTAAAGGACGAATTTAAAAAAGATGAGTATCGCTTTTTAATCGTTGCTGAAAAATACCAAACTGGATTTGATGAGCCATTGCTCCATACTATGTATGTCGATAAAACCTTAAGCGGAGTGAGTGCGGTGCAAACCCTATCGAGGCTTAATCGAACTTGTAAAAATAAAGAAGATACCTTTGTGCTAGATTTTGCAAATACTCATGAAGATATAGCCAAGGCTTTTAGTGTGTTTTATGAGCAAACTTATCTAAATGAACCTACTGATGATAATAGAATTTTTGATCTTAAAGCAAATCTTGGCGAATATGAAATTTACACCCAAGAAGAAATAGATGATTTTACAAATGCTATTTTAGGAAGAGAAAAAGAAAATGTCATACACTCAAAATTAGATATAATGCTTGCTAGATTTGATGAAAAAAGCGATGATGAAAAACTAGATTTTTATAGTAAGGCAAAAACTTATCTTAAAGAGTATTCTTTTTTGGCTCAAATTTTACCTTATGAAGATGTTGAACTTGAAAAGCTTTATATACTGCTTAAAAAACTTGCAAGTAAGATTATTTTACCTAAATCGCAAGATTTGGCTAAAGGAATTTTGGATAATGTAGATTTTGATAGCTATCGCTTACAGCTTGATAAAACACAAGATATCTTTTTGCAGGGAAATGGAGAGTTAAAACCCTCTTTTGCAGACGGATCAAGTAAGAGTGTTGAAACTGAGCTAGAAGAGCTTTCAAATATCATCAAAGACTTTAATAACAAATACGCAAATATAGACTTTAATGAAAGCGATAAAATCGCTAAAATTTTATATGATATAAAAGATGATATAGCAAAAAACGAAAGAATTCTCGAATCTTTAAATAAATCCGATATGCAAAATTCTCGTATTGAATTTAGTATGCTTTTGGAAGATAAAATTCAAGATATTTTGGATTTAAATTTAGAGCTTTTTAAGCAATTTAACCAAAATAATGAATTTAAAGATAAGATAACAAATGCAATGTTTAATATGATTTGCAATGATTTTGCACAGATAGAATCATCGCATTAG
- a CDS encoding AAA family ATPase: MRIKEIQIKNFKRFDDLTLRGVENSKLVVLVGPNGSGKSSILEACNTWQKTKKWSSIIIDTTYHNKYINEQYDIKIIFNNDISSGFDYQKLMHFRSAHRNEADFTIQQFSRMNKPYEDLRLKKIIDNDTSVSDNFKRLVGTTISDVYDEKNSKIQLEDLKERLIGKIRKSMINIFGDLILEGITNPFENGSFYFKKGKVEKFHYKNLSSGEKAAFDLLLDLVLKIEYFEDGIIFIDEPETHMHTSLQSKLIEEIYNIIPDNNQLWITTHSLGILQKIKELIACKNQDISIIDFSEQNFDKETVLEPCNIDNIIWEKFLSFTIGNLSNFIVPEVIIFCEGDLCGETRKNFDAGIYNNIFNKKYPNTTFISGGGCEELKKDNNQNVKLLEYILPKTKIIKLIDRDTHTDEEIKNLNNQNIIVLNKANLETYLLDDEILELFCQNKFDDYSKVLEQIKQIKQKDIYDLKKVRGEIFNVLKEQLKSEGKDYSIGGTADGFLKSTLCKYITENTKIYKELENIIFGTNND, from the coding sequence ATGAGAATTAAAGAAATTCAAATTAAAAATTTTAAAAGATTTGATGATTTGACTCTTAGAGGTGTAGAAAATTCTAAGCTTGTTGTATTAGTTGGACCTAATGGTAGTGGAAAATCTTCAATATTAGAGGCTTGCAACACATGGCAAAAAACTAAAAAATGGAGTAGTATTATAATAGATACAACATATCACAATAAATACATAAATGAACAATATGATATAAAGATTATATTTAATAATGATATATCAAGCGGTTTTGACTACCAAAAATTAATGCATTTTCGCAGTGCTCATAGAAATGAAGCAGATTTTACAATTCAACAATTTTCAAGAATGAATAAACCTTATGAGGATTTAAGACTTAAAAAGATTATAGATAATGATACTTCTGTTTCTGATAATTTTAAAAGATTGGTTGGAACGACAATATCTGATGTGTATGATGAAAAAAATTCTAAGATACAATTAGAAGACTTAAAAGAAAGATTAATAGGTAAAATAAGAAAATCTATGATAAATATTTTTGGCGATTTGATTCTAGAAGGAATAACAAATCCTTTTGAAAATGGTAGTTTTTACTTTAAAAAAGGTAAAGTTGAAAAATTTCATTATAAAAATTTATCATCAGGAGAAAAAGCAGCTTTTGATTTATTATTGGATTTGGTTTTAAAAATAGAATATTTTGAAGATGGGATTATTTTCATTGATGAACCAGAAACTCATATGCACACTTCATTACAGTCAAAATTAATTGAAGAAATTTATAATATTATTCCAGATAATAATCAATTATGGATTACAACCCATTCTTTAGGAATATTGCAAAAAATAAAAGAATTAATTGCATGCAAAAATCAAGATATATCTATTATTGATTTTTCGGAACAAAATTTTGATAAAGAAACAGTATTAGAACCTTGTAATATTGACAATATAATTTGGGAAAAATTTTTATCTTTTACCATCGGAAATTTATCAAATTTTATAGTACCAGAGGTAATAATTTTTTGCGAAGGAGATTTATGCGGTGAAACAAGAAAAAATTTTGATGCTGGGATTTATAATAATATTTTTAATAAAAAATATCCAAATACTACTTTTATATCCGGTGGTGGCTGTGAAGAACTAAAAAAAGATAATAATCAAAATGTAAAATTATTAGAATATATACTGCCAAAAACTAAAATTATTAAATTAATTGATAGAGATACGCATACAGATGAAGAAATTAAAAATCTTAATAATCAAAATATAATCGTTTTGAATAAAGCAAATTTGGAAACATATTTATTAGATGATGAAATTTTAGAACTTTTTTGTCAAAATAAATTTGATGATTATTCAAAAGTACTTGAACAAATAAAACAAATAAAGCAAAAAGATATATATGATCTTAAAAAAGTAAGAGGGGAAATTTTTAATGTTTTAAAAGAGCAGTTAAAATCAGAAGGTAAAGATTATAGTATTGGGGGTACTGCTGATGGTTTTTTAAAGTCGACATTATGTAAATATATTACAGAAAATACTAAAATTTATAAAGAATTAGAAAATATTATTTTTGGAACTAACAATGACTAA